Proteins from a genomic interval of Methanococcoides sp. AM1:
- a CDS encoding rhodanese-like domain-containing protein — MGEITTSELAENLHNYKIIDIRPIDAYNGWKERGEARGGHIKGAKTLPYKWLHYIDWIEIVRNKGILPEDPLVIYGYDRQKTEEVARQFGKAGYPDVTVFNFFLEWTEKGLPMEHLARYRQLVSADWLNRLITTNNAPEYSNNKFVLCHSHYRSPADYEEGHIPGAISIDTLSLESQETWNRRSPEEIKETLESAGITHDTTVIIYGKFSAPSYDDPFPGSSAGHLGAMRCAFIMLYAGVKDVRILNGGLQSWLDSGYDITRESAENNKVSFGVEIPQRPEIMVDLEEAKEILSSPDKNLVCVRSWREYIGEVSGYHYIKKKGRIPGAVFGDCGTDAYHMENYRNLDHTMREAQEVADIWEESGITPEKRNAFYCGTGWRGSEAFFNAWLMGWDKAAVYDGGWFEWSNNDLPFETGVPEQ, encoded by the coding sequence ATGGGGGAAATCACAACTAGCGAATTAGCTGAAAACCTGCACAATTATAAGATAATTGATATCAGGCCTATCGATGCCTACAATGGCTGGAAGGAGCGGGGAGAGGCCAGAGGCGGGCACATAAAAGGTGCAAAGACGCTGCCTTACAAGTGGTTACACTATATTGACTGGATAGAGATCGTCAGGAATAAAGGGATCCTGCCGGAAGATCCCCTGGTCATTTATGGGTATGACAGGCAGAAGACAGAAGAAGTGGCAAGGCAGTTTGGGAAAGCCGGCTACCCTGATGTAACTGTTTTTAACTTTTTTCTTGAATGGACGGAGAAAGGTCTGCCAATGGAGCATCTTGCAAGATATCGACAGCTGGTCTCAGCGGACTGGCTTAACCGGTTGATAACCACAAATAACGCTCCTGAATATAGCAATAATAAGTTCGTTTTGTGTCATTCTCACTACAGGAGCCCTGCCGATTATGAGGAAGGACATATTCCGGGAGCAATATCCATTGACACGCTCTCTCTTGAATCTCAGGAAACATGGAATCGTCGCTCTCCTGAAGAAATAAAGGAAACCCTGGAAAGCGCGGGTATAACCCATGATACAACGGTCATTATCTATGGAAAGTTCTCTGCACCAAGTTATGATGATCCGTTCCCGGGAAGCAGCGCAGGCCATCTGGGTGCAATGAGATGCGCATTCATCATGCTTTATGCCGGTGTAAAAGATGTTCGCATACTTAATGGCGGACTTCAGTCATGGCTTGATTCAGGTTATGATATCACCCGGGAGTCTGCTGAGAATAATAAAGTGTCTTTTGGAGTTGAAATCCCTCAAAGACCGGAAATTATGGTTGATCTTGAAGAAGCAAAAGAGATCCTTTCTTCCCCTGACAAGAACCTGGTGTGTGTTAGAAGCTGGAGAGAATACATTGGGGAAGTGAGTGGGTACCACTACATTAAGAAGAAAGGAAGGATCCCGGGAGCGGTATTCGGGGATTGCGGAACAGATGCTTACCACATGGAAAACTACAGGAACCTTGACCACACCATGCGCGAAGCTCAGGAAGTTGCAGACATCTGGGAAGAGAGCGGGATCACTCCCGAAAAGCGCAATGCGTTCTACTGCGGAACCGGGTGGAGGGGAAGTGAAGCCTTCTTTAACGCGTGGCTTATGGGCTGGGATAAAGCAGCGGTCTATGATGGCGGATGGTTTGAATGGAGCAACAACGATCTTCCTTTTGAAACAGGGGTCCCCGAACAATGA
- the egtD gene encoding L-histidine N(alpha)-methyltransferase → MIIEDFMPQTGDSSIREKLAACLRADPKTLPSMFFYDHHGSELYEKITKLEEYYPPKIEIPLLRSTAQKLKHEMQDCDLVELGSGDCSKISVFLDEVPKEIRQTIVYYPVDVCKDSIEKSACNLQDKYPEMKIHGITADFLEHIEKIPGKRKRFFCFFGSTIGNFTEARAMEFMTDLGKVMNKNDRLLLGVDMVKDIGIIEKAYNDSKGITAEFNKNILNVTNEHLETDFDPEEFEHVAFFNREYSRIEMHLKAKDDLEVASPILDEKIILKKGETIHTENSHKYTVDGIKRMAEAAGLSVENIFSDDKKWFSLVEMVKR, encoded by the coding sequence ATGATCATAGAAGATTTCATGCCACAGACAGGAGATAGCTCTATCAGGGAGAAACTTGCAGCCTGCCTGAGAGCAGATCCTAAAACACTTCCTTCAATGTTCTTCTACGACCATCATGGATCCGAATTGTATGAGAAGATCACTAAATTAGAAGAATACTATCCTCCAAAGATCGAGATCCCATTGCTCAGGTCAACTGCTCAAAAATTGAAACATGAGATGCAAGACTGCGATCTCGTAGAACTGGGAAGTGGGGACTGTTCGAAGATTTCAGTCTTCCTCGATGAAGTACCAAAAGAGATCCGTCAGACCATCGTATATTATCCGGTTGACGTCTGCAAAGATTCCATCGAGAAATCTGCCTGTAATCTTCAGGATAAATATCCTGAAATGAAGATCCATGGGATCACCGCTGATTTCCTTGAGCATATTGAGAAGATCCCGGGGAAAAGAAAACGGTTCTTCTGCTTCTTCGGAAGCACTATCGGTAATTTTACCGAGGCAAGGGCAATGGAATTCATGACCGATCTTGGCAAAGTCATGAATAAGAACGACAGGCTTCTCCTTGGAGTGGATATGGTAAAAGATATTGGCATCATTGAAAAAGCATACAATGATAGCAAGGGGATCACTGCAGAATTCAATAAGAATATATTGAATGTTACAAATGAACATCTTGAGACCGATTTCGACCCGGAGGAATTTGAACATGTTGCATTCTTCAACAGGGAATATTCCCGGATCGAGATGCACCTGAAGGCAAAGGACGATCTGGAAGTAGCAAGCCCCATTCTGGATGAGAAGATAATCCTCAAAAAAGGCGAGACCATCCACACAGAGAACTCTCACAAATACACTGTTGACGGCATCAAAAGAATGGCAGAGGCTGCCGGGCTTTCCGTAGAGAACATCTTTAGCGATGATAAAAAATGGTTCTCCCTTGTTGAAATGGTGAAAAGATGA
- a CDS encoding aminotransferase class V-fold PLP-dependent enzyme, producing MTDFAKDFPILSQKVYGKRLVYLDNAATTQKPDSVIDTMSDFYRTDYSNIHRGLHYLSEVSSERYEEARKKVSDFIGARNPSEVTFTSGTTGSINQVARSLEPSLKGNEVLVTGVEHHSNIVPWQLAGANVKAIPMDDDCKSLIDSMEITNKTKLIAIAHVSNVLGSVNEIKEITEIAKDHDIPVLVDAAQSIQHLPLDVKEIGCDFLAFSGHKMYASTGVGVLYTSDRFSDIMPAIGGGGMIDKVTLERSTYLDPPLRFEAGTPDIAGAISIGAAIDYMQKTGMNKIKKHEHEVYSYARDKLLEIDNVTVYGNTTQMCGAVSFDLDNIHHYDTGLILDKMGVAVRTGHHCAQPLMKFLGVEGTVRASFALYNTKEDVDMLIEGIKKVEMMYK from the coding sequence ATGACAGATTTTGCAAAAGATTTCCCGATACTTTCACAAAAGGTGTACGGGAAAAGACTGGTCTATCTTGATAACGCAGCAACGACCCAGAAACCGGACTCTGTGATCGATACGATGTCTGATTTCTATAGGACAGATTATAGTAATATCCACAGGGGTCTGCATTACCTGAGCGAGGTCTCAAGTGAAAGGTATGAGGAAGCACGAAAAAAGGTCAGTGACTTCATCGGTGCCCGCAACCCGAGTGAAGTGACATTCACTTCCGGAACCACCGGTTCCATTAATCAGGTCGCACGCTCGCTTGAGCCTTCCTTAAAAGGAAACGAAGTTCTGGTAACCGGTGTGGAACACCACTCAAATATCGTACCTTGGCAGCTTGCAGGAGCAAATGTAAAGGCAATCCCGATGGATGACGATTGCAAATCGCTGATAGACTCTATGGAGATCACGAACAAAACAAAATTGATAGCCATAGCTCATGTATCAAATGTTCTTGGTTCTGTAAACGAGATCAAAGAGATCACTGAGATTGCAAAGGATCACGACATCCCGGTCCTTGTTGATGCAGCCCAGTCAATACAGCATTTGCCTCTTGATGTAAAAGAGATCGGTTGCGACTTTTTAGCTTTCTCAGGCCATAAGATGTATGCATCTACCGGTGTTGGAGTGCTTTATACAAGCGATCGCTTCAGTGATATTATGCCGGCAATAGGCGGAGGGGGCATGATCGATAAGGTAACTCTTGAAAGATCAACATACCTGGATCCTCCTTTGAGGTTTGAAGCAGGCACACCGGATATTGCAGGAGCAATAAGTATCGGTGCAGCAATTGACTACATGCAAAAAACAGGCATGAATAAAATAAAAAAGCATGAGCATGAGGTATATTCCTACGCCAGGGACAAACTGCTGGAAATAGATAATGTGACAGTTTATGGGAATACCACCCAGATGTGCGGAGCTGTCTCATTCGATCTGGACAATATTCATCATTATGATACAGGATTGATCTTAGACAAGATGGGGGTTGCTGTCAGGACCGGACATCATTGTGCCCAGCCACTGATGAAATTCCTCGGGGTAGAAGGCACAGTGAGAGCAAGTTTTGCATTGTATAACACAAAAGAAGATGTTGACATGCTAATTGAAGGAATAAAGAAAGTAGAGATGATGTACAAGTGA
- a CDS encoding SufE family protein, producing MNDAIQDEIIEQFDGLEWFDKYGLLISFAKELEPMDEEFKVEENSISGCQSKVWIRSYTEDGKLIFDLDSDAMITKGIIALVAKVVNNRYPQEILDTDLYFIDKIGLKSNLSPARSNGLESIITRIKEIAEKEANLKS from the coding sequence GTGAACGATGCTATCCAGGATGAGATCATAGAACAATTTGACGGCCTTGAATGGTTTGACAAATATGGTCTCCTTATTTCTTTTGCTAAAGAACTCGAACCGATGGATGAAGAATTTAAGGTGGAAGAAAATTCGATCAGCGGATGCCAGTCCAAAGTCTGGATCAGAAGTTATACTGAAGATGGCAAATTGATCTTTGACCTCGATAGTGATGCGATGATAACTAAAGGGATAATTGCTCTTGTAGCTAAAGTAGTGAACAATCGGTATCCTCAAGAAATATTAGATACTGATCTCTATTTTATTGACAAAATTGGATTGAAGTCAAATCTCTCTCCTGCGAGATCGAATGGACTGGAGTCGATCATCACCAGGATAAAAGAGATTGCTGAAAAAGAAGCTAATTTGAAAAGTTAA
- a CDS encoding PKD domain-containing protein produces the protein MLVLGSFNSTASDITLEPSSQIVTTGENFTVDVFITPDTAIAGLQFDLEFDSSKIQIDSVSEGRFLSQNGASAFFNEGNIDNNAGILSDVYGSIIGPSSILGPESFAIITMSVKDQVTSTSTISLKNVIVSDPSGNPIDVLINDLTLTINEGPVAVANGPSEVNEGDILSFDASGSYDPNGVEITSYEWDFSDGTAASGLEVTHAYKNNGIYTATLTVTDDKGASASDTLTVTVNNVAPVVDAGPDQTANAGNEVRFSGNFDDPGILDTHIISWDFGDSEIAESALTPAHTYADKGVYNVILTITDNDGASTSDTATVTVAAPEINTISIDSTNMSVVENYNFWKWTRIYATAEVKIVDSTGSPIDGVVVSGQWSGTTSDSDSGVTDSNGKVTVDSKKVWGSGPRTFTFTVDGVSHNIQWDGETRSGTITYQ, from the coding sequence TTGCTTGTTCTTGGCAGTTTCAATTCAACTGCATCAGACATAACACTTGAACCATCATCTCAGATCGTCACAACCGGTGAAAACTTTACAGTGGATGTTTTTATTACACCGGATACTGCAATTGCAGGATTACAGTTCGATCTCGAGTTTGACAGCTCAAAAATACAGATAGACAGCGTATCCGAAGGCAGATTCTTAAGCCAGAATGGGGCTTCAGCATTTTTCAACGAAGGAAACATAGACAACAATGCCGGAATACTTTCAGATGTTTACGGGTCGATAATTGGCCCTTCAAGCATCTTAGGCCCTGAGTCATTTGCAATCATCACAATGAGTGTAAAGGACCAGGTTACAAGCACATCAACAATTAGTCTGAAAAATGTGATAGTAAGTGACCCATCAGGAAATCCTATAGATGTCTTGATCAATGATCTGACCCTGACCATTAACGAAGGACCTGTAGCAGTTGCCAATGGGCCCTCCGAAGTTAATGAAGGTGATATATTATCTTTTGATGCCTCGGGTTCCTATGATCCGAATGGTGTTGAAATAACATCATATGAATGGGACTTCAGTGATGGAACAGCAGCATCCGGCCTGGAAGTCACACACGCTTATAAAAACAACGGCATCTATACGGCAACATTGACAGTAACCGATGATAAAGGTGCATCTGCATCTGACACACTTACAGTAACGGTAAACAATGTTGCACCAGTTGTGGATGCAGGACCGGACCAGACAGCTAATGCAGGTAATGAAGTCCGTTTTTCAGGAAACTTTGATGATCCCGGAATTCTCGATACCCACATAATTTCATGGGACTTCGGAGATAGTGAAATTGCAGAAAGTGCATTAACACCTGCTCACACTTATGCTGATAAAGGTGTTTATAACGTGATCCTGACCATAACTGATAATGATGGTGCATCTACATCAGATACAGCAACGGTCACAGTGGCAGCACCTGAGATCAACACCATTTCTATTGACAGCACCAACATGTCAGTTGTGGAAAACTACAATTTCTGGAAATGGACCCGGATATACGCCACAGCAGAAGTAAAGATTGTTGATTCCACCGGCAGTCCTATCGATGGTGTAGTAGTCTCCGGCCAGTGGAGTGGTACGACCAGCGATAGTGATTCCGGAGTAACTGACAGCAATGGAAAGGTTACTGTAGACTCAAAGAAAGTGTGGGGATCCGGACCAAGAACATTTACCTTTACGGTAGACGGCGTTTCCCATAACATCCAATGGGACGGCGAGACAAGATCCGGCACGATCACATATCAGTGA
- a CDS encoding metal-dependent hydrolase, which translates to MPYPVAHVMFFVLCICAIAVYTPLVALLRRDISFKEIRHILLLLLIGAFFALYPDITAAYNIIVNGTLEHTLIGPIPTHSLLFSSSALLFGAIIGYMVYREFSKAAYMGFFAESASLSHLLLDDLAGGNINYYYPISSRTISVFSYMDVGLACGNLINYMLASYVAILFIAVVIMMALFALNHLGFEFRYRSEK; encoded by the coding sequence ATGCCATATCCAGTTGCGCATGTTATGTTCTTCGTGCTCTGCATCTGTGCAATAGCAGTCTATACACCCCTTGTGGCACTCCTTCGCAGGGATATTTCATTCAAAGAGATCAGACATATCCTGTTGCTGCTGTTAATAGGAGCTTTTTTTGCACTGTACCCGGACATCACTGCTGCTTATAACATCATTGTGAATGGTACCCTAGAACACACCCTGATCGGACCGATCCCAACACATTCACTGCTGTTCAGTTCCTCTGCACTCCTGTTTGGAGCGATTATTGGATATATGGTATATCGGGAATTTAGCAAGGCTGCATATATGGGGTTTTTTGCCGAATCTGCATCCCTTTCACATCTATTGCTGGATGATCTTGCCGGAGGAAACATAAACTATTATTACCCAATATCCAGTAGAACGATTAGCGTGTTCTCATATATGGATGTAGGATTAGCATGTGGTAATCTCATAAATTATATGCTCGCATCCTATGTAGCAATTCTCTTTATCGCCGTTGTGATAATGATGGCATTGTTTGCATTGAACCACCTTGGTTTTGAGTTCAGGTATCGATCTGAAAAGTGA
- a CDS encoding serpin family protein: MTSKQTALAILLLAFALTCIGCIENTQADPDTTINAQSVEEYDLAAANNAFAFDLYSELQEGKDGNMLISPYSIFTAMAICYEGAEGTTQQQMAEVLYYPLDRSVMRLSAKEYIDTVNRNSDDYELKTANAIWLREDQQLVADYENNIEEYYNGNVDKLDFEGEPEESAKTINEWVEEQTNNKIKDIIDGQSFDGYTKLVVTNAIYFNGRWQEDFVEFRTNKEPFHLTEGEEIQVDMMYDQRKASYGETPEAKILELPYKGNDLSMYVVLPNENNIDNFESTFTVNNYDKLKRGMSDEYDVRIWLPKFKFQTKEKLSYPLVKMGLTDAFYDFGFTGITEETDLTISEVIHQTYIDVQEKGTEAAAATAVEAVDCAIVDEPVIKEFKADHPFMFFIEDKRTGCILFMGKVEHPEYDQVATA; encoded by the coding sequence ATGACATCCAAACAAACGGCACTGGCAATCTTGCTTCTAGCATTCGCATTAACGTGCATCGGCTGCATCGAAAATACACAGGCAGACCCTGATACCACCATAAATGCGCAATCTGTTGAGGAATATGACCTTGCTGCTGCGAACAATGCTTTTGCCTTTGACCTGTACTCTGAATTACAGGAAGGCAAGGATGGGAACATGCTCATTTCTCCTTACAGTATCTTCACTGCAATGGCTATCTGTTATGAGGGTGCTGAGGGAACTACACAACAGCAAATGGCAGAGGTACTTTATTATCCGCTTGACAGGTCTGTCATGAGACTGAGCGCCAAAGAGTATATCGATACCGTGAACCGGAATTCCGATGACTATGAACTAAAAACTGCAAATGCAATCTGGTTACGGGAGGACCAGCAGCTTGTAGCTGACTATGAAAATAACATAGAGGAATATTACAATGGGAACGTCGATAAACTCGATTTTGAAGGGGAGCCTGAAGAGTCTGCAAAAACAATTAATGAGTGGGTCGAAGAACAGACCAACAACAAGATAAAAGACATAATCGACGGGCAGTCATTTGACGGGTATACCAAACTCGTGGTCACAAATGCTATTTATTTCAATGGAAGGTGGCAGGAGGACTTCGTGGAATTCAGGACGAACAAAGAACCTTTCCACCTGACAGAGGGTGAGGAGATCCAGGTGGACATGATGTATGATCAAAGAAAAGCCAGTTACGGGGAAACCCCGGAAGCAAAGATACTGGAACTTCCATACAAAGGGAATGACCTTTCAATGTATGTTGTACTCCCGAATGAGAACAACATCGACAATTTTGAAAGCACTTTCACGGTCAACAACTACGATAAGCTCAAAAGGGGAATGAGTGATGAATATGATGTCAGGATATGGCTGCCAAAATTCAAATTCCAGACAAAAGAAAAGCTTTCATACCCACTCGTAAAAATGGGATTAACTGATGCTTTCTATGATTTTGGTTTTACAGGAATAACTGAAGAGACGGACCTGACCATTTCAGAAGTGATCCACCAGACTTATATCGACGTGCAAGAAAAGGGAACAGAAGCCGCTGCTGCAACAGCCGTTGAAGCAGTAGACTGTGCCATAGTCGATGAGCCGGTCATAAAAGAGTTCAAGGCAGACCACCCATTCATGTTCTTCATCGAAGACAAAAGAACCGGATGTATCCTTTTCATGGGGAAGGTTGAACACCCTGAGTACGATCAGGTTGCAACAGCATGA
- a CDS encoding phosphate-starvation-inducible PsiE family protein: MTPPPGNTMIDNTKVFRKIIDSITTLVLYILLLTLVVGMAKTLLDLRFTVFTSLDVGFNHMVSSVLTIFILIDLFNTFVDYHEHERIKLTYVTDATILIVMREIAMGMYAKEFESGFIFALAALILVLGIVRVLAIRYSPEDLHDLAPPFMAGKQKGKVKQKKNET; encoded by the coding sequence ATGACTCCTCCTCCAGGCAACACTATGATAGACAATACAAAAGTATTCAGGAAAATAATCGATTCAATAACGACCCTTGTCCTATACATCCTTCTTCTGACATTGGTTGTAGGAATGGCTAAAACCCTTCTGGACCTGCGATTCACTGTTTTCACATCACTGGATGTCGGCTTTAACCACATGGTCTCCAGCGTGCTCACGATCTTCATACTGATCGACCTGTTCAACACCTTTGTAGATTACCACGAACATGAGCGCATCAAACTGACATACGTTACTGACGCCACCATCCTGATCGTGATGCGTGAGATCGCTATGGGAATGTACGCAAAGGAATTCGAGTCCGGCTTCATCTTTGCCCTTGCAGCGCTTATACTGGTCCTGGGGATCGTGCGTGTTCTTGCCATCAGGTATTCTCCTGAGGACTTGCATGACCTTGCACCGCCATTTATGGCCGGGAAGCAGAAAGGAAAAGTGAAACAAAAGAAAAATGAAACATAA
- a CDS encoding class I SAM-dependent methyltransferase — protein sequence MLKTAKPDCNHWLDTGCGTGSLAELAIDTFENCTFHLNDPSEHMIRYVKNRLEGNHAERVSFHNFTTLDLPVSEIPECDVITAIQSHHYMNREERAAATTKCFGMLKEGGIYVTFENIMPGSEKATNLALDRWRRFQLDNKKEEMVVEEHLKRFNTAYFPITIKEHLEMLRETGFSTCELFWTSYMQAGFYAIK from the coding sequence CTGCTAAAGACGGCAAAGCCTGACTGCAATCACTGGCTTGACACTGGTTGCGGGACCGGGTCATTGGCTGAACTTGCAATCGACACATTTGAGAATTGTACATTTCACCTGAACGACCCTTCCGAACACATGATAAGGTATGTGAAGAACAGACTGGAAGGCAACCATGCCGAAAGAGTCTCTTTTCACAACTTCACTACCCTGGACCTGCCCGTGTCTGAAATCCCTGAATGTGATGTCATCACAGCGATCCAGTCACATCACTACATGAACAGGGAAGAAAGAGCTGCTGCAACAACAAAATGCTTCGGGATGCTAAAAGAAGGGGGCATCTACGTAACCTTCGAGAACATAATGCCGGGATCAGAAAAAGCAACCAATCTCGCCCTCGACAGATGGAGGAGATTCCAGCTGGACAATAAAAAAGAGGAAATGGTTGTTGAAGAGCATCTGAAAAGGTTCAACACAGCATATTTCCCGATCACGATAAAAGAGCATCTTGAGATGTTAAGGGAAACAGGCTTCAGCACATGCGAACTGTTCTGGACCTCCTACATGCAGGCCGGATTCTATGCTATCAAATGA
- a CDS encoding GNAT family N-acetyltransferase: MLIRKEEDTDYIAITEVNDHAFGQENEGRLVVNLRMHSDFVPELSLVAEVDGKVVGHILFFPIKVVDDGKEFDSLSLAPMSVLPKFQKQGIGSALVKEGLTVAENLGHRSVIVLGHAEYYPRFGFRPASQWGIRAPFEDVPDEAFMAMELVDGALDDVRGVVEYPDEFNEV; this comes from the coding sequence ATGCTGATCAGAAAAGAAGAAGATACAGACTATATAGCGATCACAGAGGTGAACGATCATGCTTTTGGTCAGGAGAACGAGGGCAGGCTTGTTGTAAACCTGAGGATGCATTCCGATTTTGTTCCTGAGCTTTCACTGGTTGCCGAGGTAGATGGCAAGGTCGTAGGTCATATCCTGTTCTTCCCGATCAAAGTTGTTGATGATGGCAAGGAATTTGACTCCCTTTCACTGGCACCAATGTCCGTTCTTCCGAAGTTCCAGAAGCAGGGTATTGGCAGTGCGCTTGTAAAGGAAGGACTTACTGTAGCTGAGAACCTCGGACACAGGTCGGTCATTGTTCTGGGTCATGCCGAATATTATCCACGCTTTGGTTTCAGACCTGCATCGCAGTGGGGCATACGTGCTCCTTTTGAAGATGTACCGGACGAGGCATTCATGGCAATGGAGCTGGTCGATGGTGCACTGGATGATGTAAGAGGTGTTGTTGAATATCCTGATGAGTTCAACGAGGTTTGA
- a CDS encoding YigZ family protein, protein MYRTVRSDGVSQKEFRNSVFIGHASPIMNEADAKAFVLAVKERYTDANHNVSAYLIKNGSTLVAKYDDDGEPAGSSGKPVFRVLELKELSNVAVVVTRYFGGIKLGFGGLSRAYREAAVAAIEEAGIIEVHEMVALKLKVTYSDIQTVKKLIEECGNIVDENYTDIVELSVEVRKGTEDDLISKVTDLTRNRANVAYINGCSHSYK, encoded by the coding sequence TTGTATCGAACGGTCAGGTCTGATGGTGTTTCCCAGAAGGAGTTCAGGAACTCGGTCTTTATAGGCCACGCATCTCCCATAATGAATGAAGCAGATGCGAAGGCTTTTGTGCTTGCCGTTAAGGAGCGATATACTGATGCCAACCACAATGTTTCTGCTTACCTGATCAAGAACGGAAGCACTCTTGTGGCAAAATATGACGATGACGGCGAGCCTGCAGGCAGTTCCGGGAAGCCGGTCTTCAGGGTGCTGGAGCTTAAAGAGCTGAGCAATGTGGCAGTTGTGGTGACCCGTTATTTCGGTGGCATAAAACTGGGATTCGGAGGTCTTTCCAGAGCCTACAGGGAGGCAGCGGTAGCTGCTATCGAAGAAGCCGGCATCATTGAAGTGCATGAGATGGTGGCCCTGAAGTTGAAGGTCACCTATTCCGATATCCAGACTGTGAAGAAGCTCATCGAAGAATGCGGCAACATTGTGGATGAGAACTACACCGATATCGTGGAGCTATCTGTTGAAGTGAGAAAAGGCACTGAGGACGATCTCATCTCAAAGGTCACGGACCTGACAAGGAACAGGGCTAATGTGGCATATATCAATGGCTGTTCTCACTCTTACAAGTAA
- a CDS encoding aldo/keto reductase codes for MLYRKFGRTGEDVSVLGFGCMRFPVIDGKDDQIDEEQATRMIEYAIEQGVNYFDTAYPYHEGKSEPFVGKVLSSGYREKVYLATKLPLWLVETREDMDRYLDAQLRRLQTDYIDFYLMHGFTRGHWEKMKELGMFDFIESAISAGKIKYIGFSFHDDLGVFKEIVDGYDWDFCMIQYNFMDENYQAGKEGLHYAADKGLGVAIMEPLRGGSLVQMPDEAQQIWNSADVKRTPANWCLQYLWDQPQISIVLSGMSNFEQLEQNIAYAEEGIAGSLSEKEHELIGKVKDVYLEKIEVNCTDCKYCLPCPSGVNIPAAFTYLNSASMYGNLEKARLHYDLFVPAEERASGCVECGLCEQKCPQHISIQKMLKHVSKILEN; via the coding sequence ATGTTATACCGCAAATTTGGAAGAACAGGAGAGGACGTTTCAGTACTTGGTTTTGGGTGTATGAGGTTCCCTGTTATCGATGGAAAAGACGACCAGATCGATGAAGAGCAAGCAACCAGGATGATAGAATACGCCATCGAACAGGGTGTGAACTATTTTGACACAGCTTATCCATATCACGAAGGAAAAAGCGAACCATTCGTGGGCAAAGTGCTGAGCAGCGGTTATCGTGAAAAGGTCTACCTTGCAACAAAACTGCCGCTATGGCTGGTGGAAACAAGAGAGGATATGGACCGCTATCTTGACGCTCAGCTTCGCAGGCTTCAGACAGACTACATTGATTTCTACCTCATGCACGGATTTACCAGAGGCCACTGGGAAAAGATGAAAGAACTGGGCATGTTCGACTTTATTGAAAGTGCAATATCCGCCGGTAAAATAAAGTATATAGGATTCTCCTTCCATGACGATCTTGGGGTATTCAAAGAGATTGTGGACGGCTATGACTGGGACTTTTGCATGATACAGTACAACTTCATGGATGAGAACTACCAGGCAGGAAAGGAAGGTCTGCACTACGCTGCCGATAAAGGTCTTGGTGTTGCTATCATGGAACCACTGCGTGGCGGAAGTCTTGTGCAAATGCCAGATGAAGCACAGCAGATATGGAACAGTGCAGATGTTAAACGCACACCTGCAAACTGGTGTCTTCAATATCTCTGGGACCAGCCACAGATAAGCATCGTCCTGAGCGGGATGAGCAATTTCGAACAGCTGGAGCAAAATATCGCCTATGCAGAAGAAGGAATTGCAGGATCGCTTTCTGAGAAAGAGCATGAGCTTATCGGGAAAGTTAAGGACGTATATCTTGAAAAGATCGAAGTGAATTGTACCGACTGCAAATATTGCCTGCCGTGTCCTTCCGGAGTGAACATCCCGGCTGCGTTTACCTATCTGAACAGTGCTTCCATGTACGGGAATCTTGAAAAAGCACGTCTGCACTACGATCTGTTCGTACCTGCGGAAGAAAGGGCATCCGGATGTGTTGAATGCGGACTTTGTGAACAGAAATGTCCACAGCACATTTCGATACAAAAAATGTTGAAACACGTTTCAAAGATTCTTGAGAACTGA